Proteins encoded in a region of the Spongiibacter tropicus DSM 19543 genome:
- the mutT gene encoding 8-oxo-dGTP diphosphatase MutT: MPSTEAKALVRVAVGVVCDDEHRILIARRAEQRHQGGLWEFPGGKIEEGETLAQALVRELHEELGIDVAPERCEPLMTIEHDYGDKAVRLEVCWVRQFQGVPTGKEGQPLRWIDVADLNDYAFPKANDAIVEAIQGA; this comes from the coding sequence ATGCCGAGTACCGAAGCTAAAGCCTTAGTGAGAGTCGCTGTTGGCGTGGTGTGTGATGACGAGCATCGCATACTCATTGCCCGACGCGCAGAGCAACGCCATCAGGGCGGGCTGTGGGAATTTCCCGGTGGAAAGATTGAAGAGGGAGAAACTCTCGCTCAGGCTTTAGTTCGTGAGTTACATGAGGAGCTGGGGATTGATGTCGCCCCGGAACGCTGTGAGCCGCTGATGACGATTGAACATGATTACGGCGACAAGGCGGTGCGGCTGGAAGTCTGCTGGGTGCGTCAGTTTCAGGGAGTGCCCACGGGCAAAGAAGGACAGCCACTGCGTTGGATCGATGTGGCGGACCTGAATGACTATGCATTCCCGAAAGCCAACGACGCTATTGTAGAGGCCATTCAGGGCGCTTGA
- the secA gene encoding preprotein translocase subunit SecA gives MITAVVKKIFGSKNDRELKRMRKVVARINALEESLTALDDAALRSKTEEFRQRVAAGETLDQILPEAFAVAREAGRRVLGMRHFDVQMIGGISMHEGKIAEMRTGEGKTLVATLPVYLNAIEGKGVFVVTVNDYLAQRDANWMRPLYEFLGLSVGVVRAGQGSDEKRAAYQSDITYGTNNEFGFDYLRDNMAFAIEDRYQRSLNFAIIDEVDSILIDEARTPLIISGPAQDSSALYRQINKFIPKLEPVPETDEPKVAGSEPEEGHYSVDEKMRQVELTEAGHQVVEELLIKEGLLDEGDSLYSASNLNLLHHVNSALRAHVLFHNNIEYIIQNDQVVLIDEHTGRTMPGRRLSEGLHQAIEAKEGVTIQAESQTLASTTFQNYFRLFDKLAGMTGTADTEAFEFRQIYGLDVVVIPTNKPNARRDHNDLVYLSKEEKYDAIVNDVKAIVETGAPVLVGTASIETSEEMSKRFKQAGMSHKVLNAKYHEQEAEIIAQAGRPGVVTIATNMAGRGTDIVLGGSVDAELEKLDNPSEAMINELREAWKERHEQVIQAGGLHIIGTERHESRRIDNQLRGRAGRQGDPGVSRFYLSLEDNLMRIFASDRVRSIMQALGLEKGEAIEHRMVSNAIEKAQRKVEGRNFDIRKQLLEYDDVANDQRQIIYQQRNELLESEDISEMLAAIRSDVVNDVVSEYIPMQSMVEQWDVDGLERRLENDFEVKLPIAQWLEEDKKLQEEGVRERILDAVTAGYEAKCEKVGPDMRKIERHIMLQVLDTLWKEHLATMDHLRHGIHLRAFAQKNPKQEYKREAFELFQQMLDSLKHEVVRFLAHLQLQQDESAEALERKRREEQARRAMEFQHAEASAMNAEPEEDVGEAPEQAVPETFVREGRKVGRNEPCPCGSGKKYKQCHGKLG, from the coding sequence ATGATCACAGCAGTAGTCAAGAAGATATTTGGAAGCAAAAACGACCGAGAACTCAAGCGCATGCGCAAGGTCGTGGCCCGTATCAACGCTTTAGAAGAATCCCTGACCGCGCTGGATGATGCGGCGCTGCGAAGTAAGACTGAAGAGTTCCGTCAGCGGGTGGCCGCTGGTGAGACGCTGGATCAGATACTGCCGGAGGCCTTTGCTGTCGCCCGTGAAGCGGGACGCCGTGTGCTGGGTATGCGGCACTTCGATGTGCAGATGATCGGTGGTATCAGTATGCATGAGGGCAAAATCGCCGAAATGCGTACCGGTGAGGGTAAAACGCTGGTTGCGACATTGCCGGTTTACCTTAATGCCATTGAAGGTAAAGGCGTGTTTGTCGTTACGGTTAACGACTACCTGGCCCAGCGTGATGCGAACTGGATGCGTCCGCTGTATGAATTCCTGGGGTTGAGCGTCGGTGTTGTTCGTGCCGGGCAGGGCAGTGATGAAAAGCGCGCTGCTTATCAATCCGACATCACCTACGGCACCAACAATGAGTTTGGTTTCGACTATCTGCGCGACAATATGGCTTTTGCGATTGAAGATCGCTATCAGCGTAGCCTGAACTTCGCCATTATCGACGAAGTCGACTCTATTCTGATCGACGAAGCGCGCACACCACTGATTATTTCCGGTCCAGCCCAAGACAGCTCGGCGCTGTACCGGCAAATCAACAAGTTTATTCCCAAGCTGGAACCGGTGCCTGAAACGGATGAGCCGAAAGTGGCCGGTTCGGAGCCGGAAGAAGGCCACTACAGCGTCGATGAAAAAATGCGGCAGGTGGAGCTGACGGAGGCCGGTCACCAAGTAGTGGAAGAGCTGCTGATTAAAGAGGGCTTGCTGGATGAAGGGGACAGCCTTTACTCCGCCAGCAATCTGAACCTGCTGCACCACGTGAACTCGGCCCTGCGCGCTCACGTACTGTTCCACAATAATATCGAATACATTATTCAGAACGACCAGGTTGTGCTGATTGATGAGCATACTGGCCGGACGATGCCGGGCCGTCGATTGTCGGAAGGTCTTCATCAGGCGATTGAAGCCAAGGAGGGAGTAACTATTCAGGCGGAAAGCCAGACGCTGGCATCCACCACCTTCCAGAATTACTTCCGTCTGTTTGACAAACTGGCCGGGATGACGGGTACCGCTGATACGGAAGCCTTTGAATTCCGCCAGATTTACGGTTTGGACGTAGTGGTGATTCCCACCAACAAACCCAATGCTCGTCGGGACCACAATGATCTGGTCTATTTGAGCAAAGAAGAAAAATACGACGCCATCGTCAACGATGTGAAAGCCATTGTCGAAACCGGTGCGCCGGTGCTGGTGGGGACGGCGTCGATAGAAACCTCTGAAGAAATGTCCAAGCGCTTCAAGCAAGCGGGCATGTCTCACAAGGTGCTAAACGCCAAATACCACGAGCAAGAAGCCGAAATTATTGCCCAGGCGGGGCGCCCCGGCGTAGTGACTATCGCCACTAATATGGCCGGTCGAGGTACCGATATTGTCTTGGGTGGCAGCGTCGATGCCGAGCTGGAAAAGCTCGACAACCCGTCAGAGGCGATGATTAACGAGCTGCGCGAAGCCTGGAAAGAGCGTCATGAACAGGTGATTCAGGCCGGTGGCCTGCATATTATCGGCACCGAGCGCCATGAATCCCGCCGTATCGACAACCAGCTGCGCGGTCGTGCCGGCCGTCAGGGCGACCCGGGTGTGTCGCGTTTTTATCTGTCACTCGAAGATAATTTGATGCGGATCTTTGCCTCTGATCGCGTGCGCAGCATTATGCAGGCGCTGGGTCTGGAGAAAGGGGAAGCGATCGAGCACCGTATGGTGTCCAATGCCATCGAGAAAGCCCAGCGCAAAGTCGAAGGCCGCAACTTCGATATCCGCAAACAGTTGCTGGAATACGACGATGTGGCAAATGACCAGCGCCAGATTATTTATCAGCAGCGTAATGAACTGCTGGAGTCGGAAGACATCAGCGAGATGTTGGCAGCGATTCGCAGCGATGTGGTTAATGACGTCGTCAGTGAATATATTCCCATGCAGAGCATGGTTGAGCAGTGGGATGTCGACGGACTGGAGCGTCGGCTGGAGAATGACTTCGAAGTCAAACTGCCGATTGCCCAGTGGCTGGAAGAAGACAAAAAGCTGCAAGAGGAAGGCGTTCGTGAGCGCATTCTCGATGCGGTAACGGCGGGTTACGAGGCGAAGTGTGAGAAGGTCGGCCCGGATATGCGCAAAATTGAGCGACATATCATGTTGCAGGTGCTGGATACGTTGTGGAAGGAGCATCTGGCTACCATGGATCACCTGCGCCACGGCATTCACTTGCGCGCATTTGCCCAGAAAAATCCTAAGCAAGAATACAAGCGCGAGGCGTTTGAGCTGTTTCAACAAATGCTCGACAGCCTCAAGCACGAGGTTGTCCGTTTCCTGGCTCACCTGCAGTTGCAGCAGGATGAAAGTGCGGAAGCACTGGAGCGTAAGCGTCGCGAAGAGCAGGCGCGCCGTGCGATGGAATTCCAGCACGCTGAGGCGTCTGCGATGAATGCAGAGCCTGAGGAGGACGTTGGCGAAGCACCTGAACAAGCTGTCCCCGAAACCTTTGTGCGCGAAGGGCGTAAAGTGGGGCGCAATGAGCCTTGCCCTTGTGGGTCGGGTAAAAAATACAAGCAATGCCACGGTAAGCTGGGTTAA
- the argJ gene encoding bifunctional glutamate N-acetyltransferase/amino-acid acetyltransferase ArgJ gives MAVGSGDFGVLHPVDGVRIGIASAGIKKAGRKDVVVFELAEGSTVAGVFTKNAFCAAPVTIAKSHLQQSGARYWLVNTGNANAGTGPSGLEAAKQCCSALADLAGCPTEQVLPFSTGVIGEPLPVDKIIAALPAALADLSAEHWSDAASGIMTTDTRPKACSRQFEWQGKTITVTGISKGAGMIKPNMATMLGYVACDAVIAQTLLQRLVSDAAEQSFNRITVDGDTSTNDACMLVASGASGVEISEREPELLAAMTDLINEVFLDLAQAIVRDGEGATKFVEVAVCGAKSSEEALKVAYTVAESPLVKTALFASDPNWGRILAAIGRAGIEGLDVSGVQVHLGDVLIADKGGRAASYTEEAGAAVMKQEEIVIAIDLGRGDVAETVWTTDFSYDYVKINAEYRS, from the coding sequence ATGGCGGTAGGGTCTGGTGACTTTGGCGTGTTGCACCCGGTTGATGGCGTGCGCATTGGTATCGCCAGTGCGGGAATCAAGAAAGCCGGTCGCAAAGATGTGGTGGTGTTTGAGCTTGCCGAGGGCAGCACGGTTGCTGGCGTGTTTACCAAGAACGCGTTCTGCGCTGCGCCGGTGACGATAGCCAAGTCCCATCTTCAGCAGTCCGGTGCACGCTACTGGCTGGTAAATACCGGCAATGCCAATGCCGGTACCGGGCCTTCAGGGCTTGAGGCTGCCAAGCAGTGCTGCTCGGCGCTAGCTGATTTGGCCGGCTGTCCGACTGAGCAGGTGTTGCCGTTTTCTACCGGTGTGATTGGCGAGCCCTTGCCCGTCGATAAAATTATCGCGGCCCTGCCCGCAGCGCTGGCTGATTTGTCTGCCGAGCATTGGTCTGATGCAGCCAGCGGTATCATGACGACCGACACCCGCCCCAAGGCATGCTCCCGTCAGTTCGAATGGCAGGGTAAGACCATTACCGTCACCGGTATCTCCAAAGGCGCGGGCATGATTAAACCCAATATGGCGACCATGTTGGGCTATGTGGCTTGCGATGCGGTTATCGCGCAAACTCTGCTGCAACGCCTTGTTAGCGACGCGGCGGAGCAGTCTTTTAATCGCATTACCGTTGATGGCGATACCTCCACCAACGATGCCTGCATGCTGGTGGCAAGCGGTGCATCGGGTGTCGAGATATCAGAACGTGAGCCTGAATTGCTGGCTGCCATGACGGATTTGATCAACGAAGTCTTTCTCGATTTGGCGCAGGCGATTGTGCGTGATGGCGAGGGGGCAACCAAGTTTGTGGAAGTGGCTGTCTGCGGCGCCAAGTCCAGTGAAGAAGCATTGAAGGTGGCCTATACGGTTGCTGAATCGCCGCTGGTTAAGACGGCGCTATTTGCCAGCGACCCGAATTGGGGGCGCATTCTGGCCGCGATTGGTCGCGCAGGCATTGAGGGTCTGGATGTCAGCGGCGTACAGGTTCATCTGGGCGATGTATTGATTGCCGACAAAGGCGGTCGGGCTGCGTCCTATACTGAGGAAGCGGGCGCGGCGGTGATGAAGCAGGAAGAGATTGTCATCGCCATTGATCTCGGTCGGGGCGATGTGGCTGAAACCGTGTGGACCACCGATTTTTCCTACGATTACGTCAAAATTAATGCCGAGTACCGAAGCTAA
- the coaE gene encoding dephospho-CoA kinase (Dephospho-CoA kinase (CoaE) performs the final step in coenzyme A biosynthesis.), whose translation MSKVIIGLSGGIGSGKTAVSDRFAEKGIDVIDADVIARVVVEPGTEALTKIREHFGDGILDSDGQLRRAELRKRIFSNPDEKQWLEALLHPLIAEETLRQLGNIQSAYGLYVSPLLVEGGQKALCDRLLVVDVPEAVQLERTMARDDNERAQVERIMASQASREQRLAAADDILDNSQAIDTLDARVEELHRKYLQLAQEKANRG comes from the coding sequence GGTATCTGACCGTTTCGCGGAAAAGGGTATTGACGTCATTGACGCCGATGTCATCGCACGCGTTGTGGTCGAACCCGGCACCGAAGCACTGACAAAAATTCGAGAGCATTTTGGCGACGGCATCCTCGACAGTGATGGGCAGCTTCGCCGTGCCGAGCTACGCAAACGCATTTTCAGTAACCCCGACGAGAAACAATGGCTGGAAGCGCTGCTGCATCCGCTTATTGCCGAGGAAACGTTGCGACAGCTCGGCAATATTCAAAGTGCCTACGGCCTGTACGTCTCTCCCCTTCTCGTAGAGGGAGGTCAGAAGGCCCTGTGCGACCGATTACTCGTGGTCGATGTGCCGGAAGCGGTGCAGCTTGAACGAACCATGGCGCGTGATGACAATGAACGCGCACAGGTGGAGCGCATAATGGCCAGTCAGGCCAGCCGGGAACAGCGGCTGGCGGCCGCTGATGATATTCTGGACAACAGCCAAGCCATCGACACACTCGATGCTCGCGTTGAAGAACTTCACCGGAAATACTTACAGCTGGCGCAGGAGAAAGCCAATCGTGGCTAA
- a CDS encoding DNA gyrase inhibitor YacG — MAKLTQSNRPAVACPNCGTAQQWDSRNPFRPFCSEQCKNRDFIAWSNEEHSIPGQADYEDILSGDLEMAPERE; from the coding sequence GTGGCTAAGCTTACCCAATCAAACCGTCCGGCCGTAGCCTGCCCGAATTGCGGGACAGCTCAACAGTGGGACAGCCGTAACCCCTTTCGTCCTTTTTGCTCGGAACAATGCAAGAACCGCGACTTCATTGCCTGGTCGAATGAAGAACACAGCATTCCGGGACAAGCGGACTATGAAGATATTCTTAGCGGGGATCTAGAAATGGCCCCGGAACGGGAGTAA